GGCGCGATAGCGTCGTAGGGGAATAGCGATGACCGGTGCAAAAACTCGGCGATTACACCCTCTGGACACGCTAGCTCGTGCTCCCCGGCGAAAGCCGGGGGCCATGCGAGGTAGCGCTGCGCGATCCGGGCCCCGGCTTTCGCCGGGGAACCGCTATTTGCCGGTGCGGGCCAATCGCCGATCAAGTCCGGGATGACGGAGATCGAGCGGCCCGGATATTTCGCTTTCCTACATTATCCAAATAGGTTCAAAACTGTTCCGATTCATTCCAAGGTGATTCGGGAGGTGGAGCTATGACGGATAAGGTGGAGCGGGGTTTGCGGAAGCAATCGGGTGAGAAGGGCGGAGGTGAGGATCGGAACAGGCCCTGCCGTGGCCGGAGCCACGGGTCTCCGACCACCCCCTCCCGCAAGCGGGAGGGGGGCACGACGGGCGGCGATGCTGGGGGGAAGGGCGCCAATCCCTTCATGCCCGGCCTGCGCGTTCGCGAGGATGGGTGGACCGAGGCGCGGACGCGGACGTTTCTGGCGGTGCTCGCGCAGTCGGGGTGCGTGACCGATGCGGCGCGCGTGGCGGGGATGAGCCGCAAGGCGGTCAACGACGCGCGCCGGCGCTTTCCCGAATTCGATCGCGCCTGTTCGACCGCGCTGGCGCGTGCGCTGCGCGGGTTGCAGGCGGTCGCCTATGAGCGCGCGGTCGTGGGGCGCGAAATGGTGGTGATCCGGGGCGGCAAGGAGGTCGAGCGGCGGATCATGCCGTCGGATTCGATGCTCGGGCTGTTGCTGAAGCGCGGCGAGCTGGGGCCGGGAGAGGGTGGCGGCGGCGCGGCGAGGGCGCATTACCGGCGCTATGACGGCGATGCGGTGATCAGCGCCGAGGAGCATATGGAGGGCTGGCGCTTCGACAGCGCGGGAATCAAATATTTCCATCCGGGCAGCGCGACCGAAAAGCTGCTCGGCAAGCTCGAACGCATGCGCGCCGCGTTCGCCACCCAGCGGGACGAGGAGGAGGCCGCGACGGGCCTGTGCATGCGATGCGGCCAGCCGGCGGCGGGCGAGGCCGCCGCGCGGCTCGCCGCGCAGCGCGCGGGCGGTGCGGGTGGGGGCGATGCGGGCGCGGGCGATGCGGGCGGGGGCGATCCCGCTAGCGATTGAGCGCGTCGTTGATCGTCGTGAAGATGGTTTCGAGATTGAGCCCGAGCGTCTGAAAGGCGATGAGGCACGCGAGCGCGATCAGCGCCGCGATCAGCCCATATTCGATCGCGGTCGCGCCGCGCCGGTCGCTCCACACTGTCCGTCCGCGCATCGCCCGATCCTCCCCCGTGCCGCCCTGTTCGCGTGCGGTCCTGTTCGCGTCCCGCCGCAATAGGGTGGCGCGTGTGTGGCGGGGGTTGAGGAAGAGGCTTAACGCGCTGACAATATTGTCGATTGCGGCGCGCGCGCCGCGCGCTCAGGCGGAGCCGCGCACAACGAGGTGGACGGGGATGCGCGTGCCGCTGCGCGTGCGTTCGTCATCCTCCAATGCCATCGCGACGAGCGCTTCGCCCGCGGCGTCGAGGTCGGGCTCGAGCGTGGTGAGCGCGGGGTCGGCGAGGGTGCCGGCGCGGATGCCGTCGAAGCCGATCAGCGCGACGTCCTGCGGCACGCGGCGGCCGGCGTCCTTGAGGCCCTGGAGCACGCCGAGCGCGAGCATGTCGCTGGCGGCGAAGATCGCGTCGGTTTCGGGATGCGCTGCGAGCAGCGCCTGCACCGCGGCGACGCCCTGGGCGTGGCGGTCGGCGGCGGCGGGCGGCTCGGCGAGGATCGGGGTGAGGCCGCGCGCGGCGAGCGCGGCGGTGAAGCCGTCGCGGCGCTCGTCGAACTGGCGCTGCGGCGATTGCTGCGGCCCGACGAAGGCGATGTGGCGGCGGCCGTCACGCACGAAATGTTCGGCGGCGAGCTGGCCGCCGATGTCATTCTCGCTGCGCATCCAGTGGAAGGGGCTGCCGGGGCTGCCCCAGCAGACGAAGTCGAGGCCGGACGCCTGCGCCTCGGCGAAATATGTCCACGCTTCGCGGTTGCTGGTCGTGCCGATGACGATCATCGCGTCGGCGAGCCCCGAGGCGACGAAATCGGCGCGGAAATTGTCGGGATTCTCCTGGAACGAGACGAGCAGGTTGAAGCCGCGCGCCGAGGTTGCGGCGGCGATGCTGCCGAGCAGCGCGAAGTAGAAGGGGTTGATCGCGCTGCGATCCTCGCCGGGGCGGCAGATGGTGACGAGCGCGATCGTCTCGCTGCTCTTGAGCCGCAGCGACGAGGCGTGGCGGTCGACGACATAGCCCAGCTCGCGCGCGGCCGCGGTGACGCGCGCGCGCGTTTCGGCGTTGACGCCGGGCGAGTTGCGGAGCGCGCGCGAGACGGTCGATTGCGACACGCCGGCGCGCTCGGCGACGTCGAACGATGTGGGACGCAGCATCTTTCCGTTCACCTCCGGCCTCTCCCCCTTCGCGCCGTCTGTTGCCGCGAGCGCGGGGCTTGTCAATCGGCGAGGCCGTCGAGTGCGAGCAAGGCGAAGCTCGCGAGCCAGTGCTCGCCCATATAGTCGCCGGTGACGTGGGGCAGCGCGGCGGCGAGGTGGCGCTGGGCGGCGGCTTCGGCGACGGGGGCGACGGGGTGCGCGGGGCCGAGCGCCGATGCGATGGCGCGCCAGCTCCACGCGCGGCTGAGGTTGAGACCGTCGAGGTGCGCGATCTTGCCATCGCTGCGGTCGGAGACGGTGGCGGGGGTGAAGAGGGTCGCGGGCTGCTGCTGTGCGGCGCGGGGGAGGAAGGCGTCGAACCAGCGGGGGAAGTCGTCGCCGAGGACGATCGCCATCAGATGCGCCTCGGTGAGCGCGGAGGAGAGGAATTCGTCGCCGCCGGGCTCCCACGCCTGACAGTCGCGGTCACCGGCGAACCAGTCGCGGGCGCGGGCGTCGATGAGCGCGACGAGCGCGGGGTCGCGGGGCTCGGCCCAGTGGCGCGCGAGGAGGAGGGCGAAGGCGATGTTGAAATGGGTGCCGACGCGCAAGGGATAGGTGAGCTTCGGCAGGAAGGCGTGGAAACGCTGGGCAAAGGCGGCGGCGAGGGGTTCGAGCGCGGCGGCCCAGGGGGCGTTATGGCGTTCGGTCTCGGCATGGAGCGCGAGCAGCCAGGCCCAGCCATAGGGGCGCTCGAAGGCGGCCGAGTAAGGACGATCGAGGAAGGCGCGTTCGCCCGCGACCTTTTCGGGGACGAGCATTTCGTCGGCGCGGGCGCCGATGTCGGCGGCGATGGCGAGATCGGGGAAGCGGCGCGCGAGGCGCAATATCTGCCACCAGCCGTGGACGCAGCTGTGCCAGTCGAAACTGCCGTGGAAGATCGGGTGATGCTCGCGCGGAGGTTTGGCGTCCTCGGGGCCGGTGAGGACGAGGTCCATCTTGTACGGATATTCGCGGCCGAGGTGGGCGAGGGTCGCGGTTGCGAAACGGGCGGCGTGGTTGGGGGTGAGGGTGGTCATGGTCAGAAAGCGAACAGCCAGATGAAGACGATGTTCACCGCGAGCAGCGGGACCGCGGTGCCGATCTGCGCCTTGATCACGCCATAGGGGTTCTTGAGTTCGAGCAAGGCCGCGGGGACGAGGTTGAAGTTCGCCGCCATCGGGGTCATCAGCGTGCCGCAGAAGCCCGCGAGCATTCCGATCGCCGCGACCACCGCGGGATCGCCGTCGTACTGCTTGATAAGCAAGGGCATGCCGACCGCGGCGAGCATCACCGGGAAGGCGGCGAAGGCGTTGCCCATGACCATCGTGAACAGCGCCATGCCAAGCCCGAAGGCAAGCGTCGCGCCGAACAGGCTGCCTTCGGGGATTGTCGTGCCGATGAGGCCGCCGACGACTTCGCCGACGCCGGCCAACGCGAACACCGCGCCGAGGCTGGCGAGCATCTGCGGCAGGATCGCCGCCCAGCCGACCGCGTCGAGCAGGCGGCGGCCCTGCTGAAGCGGGAGCAAAGGCGGCGGTTTGAGGCGCGCCATGCCGACGGCAAGCGCGATGAGCACGCCGATGGCGAGCGAGATGAGCGTCGCCTGTTTGGGATCGGCGAGGCCGGGCACCCATTTGAAGAGGAACGTGCCCGCGAGCGCGACCGCCGGGATGATGAGGGCGACGAGAAGCAGGAAGGGGCCGTGCTGCGCGGCGCGCGCCGCCTGTACGTCGGGCGCGACGTCGCCGCCGGGGGCGCGGCCGATCTGTCCCGTGCCGGCGATCGCGACGAGCGCGAGGACGAGGCAGCCATTGCCGAAATCGCCGAGATGGTCGCCGCCAAGCATCGACAGCGCGAGCAGGCCCCAGAAGATGCCGTTGCCGAAGCGTTTGGGATTGCTGCGGTCGAGAAGGCCAAGGACCGCGAACAGCGCGAAGGTGAGCCCTGCGAGGACATAGACGAAGCCGAGCGTGATCATGCGCCCGCCTCCTGTCCCATGGCCTTTTGCGCCATCCGTTTTTCGAGACGGCGGAGGCGGAGGCCGTGGATGAGGAAGGCGGCGATCGCGGTCGGGATCGCCCAGAGCGAGAAGTGCAGCGGTTCGATGACATAGCCATAGCCTTCGAGCACGCCCTTCATCAGCAGGATCGAGCCGATCGCGAGGAAGATATCCTCGCCGAAGAAGAGGCCGACATTGTCGGTCGCGGCGGCGAAGGCCTTGACCTCCTCGCGCTGGTCGGCGGTGAGTGCGTCGTTCTTGGCCTCGGCGGCGGCCTCGGCCATCGGGGCGACGAGCGGGCGCACGGTCTGGGCGTGGCCAGCGACCGAGGTGAGGCCGACCGCGGCCATCGCCTGACGGAGCAGGAGGTAGGAGGTGAGCAGGCGGCCGAGCGTCGCGCCCTTCATACGGTCGATCAGCGTGCGCGCATGCTGTTGCAGGCCATATGCTTCGAGCAGGCCGATGACCGGAAGGACGATCCAGATGATCGAGACATAGCGCGTGTCGTTGAACGCCTTGCCGAAGGCGGCGATGATCGCGGCGATATCGAGCCCCGCGGCGAGCCCGGTGGCGAGCGCCGAGGCCATGATGACGAGCAACGGATTGAAGCGGAGCAGGAAGCCCGCGATGATGATGAGGATGCCGATCAGGACGAGCATGGACTATCCCCCTTGGTCATTCCCGCGAAAGCGGGAACCCAGTTGCAACGGTAGCTCGCTGGGTTCCCGCTTTCGCGGGAATGACGACGGTTTGGGTGATGCCGATCTCAAATTAATCTCCCCCCGCCTCGCCATAACCGCCGCCGCCGGGGGTTTCGATCACGAAGGCGTCGCCTGCGTCGAGGTTCGCGCTGCCGGTTGCACCCAGTATTTCGACCGAGCCATCGGCGCGCTCGACCCAGTTGCGGCCGGGCGCGGCATCCTGGCCTCCCGCGAGACCCTTTGGCGCGATCTGGCGGCGGTTCGCGAGGATGTTTGCCGCCATCGGCTCGCGGAAACGGATGCGGCGGGTGGCGCCGTCGCCGCCGTGCCATTGGCCGGTGCCGCCCGAGCCCTGGCGGATCGAGAATTCTTCGACGATGACGGGGAAGCGCGTTTCCATAACCTCCGGGTCGGTCATCCGGCTGTTGGTCATGTGCGTCTGGATGACGCCGGTGCCGTCGAAGCCGGGACCGGCGCCCGAGCCGCCGGCGATCGTTTCATAATATTGGTAAGCGGCATTGCCGAAGGTGAAGTTGTTCATCGTCCCCTGCGCGGGCGCCATCGCGCCGAAGGCGGCGAAGAGTGCGTCGGTGATAACCTGGCTCGTCTCGACATTGCCCGCGACGACCGCGGCGGGATAGGTGGGGGACAGCATTGAATCGGGCGGGACGATCAGCGTGACGGGGGCGAGGCAGCCCTCGTTCATCGGGATCGGATCGTCGAGCATCGTGCGCAGGACATAGAGGACGGCAGCGCGGACGACCGGCATCGGGGCGTTGAAATTGTCGGGGAGGGTGGCGCTGGATCCGGTGAAGTCGATGGTGACGTGGCGGGCCTTGCGGTCGACTTTGACGGCGACGACAACCTCGGCGCCATTGTCCATCGCGTAGCGGAAGGCGCCGTCGTCGAGGCGCGCGATGAGCTGGCGGACGGCCGCCTCGGCCTGCCGCTGGCCGTGCGCCATATAGGCGGCGACGGTCGCGGCGCCATGCGTTGCCGAGAGGTCTGCGAGCGCGCTCGCGCCGCGCTGGCACGCGGCGACCTGGGCCTTCAGATCGGCGATGTTGAGCGCGGGGTTGCGCGCAGGCCAGTCGCCGGCGGTGAGGTGGGCGTGGACTTTAGCGTCGCGGAAATGGCCGTCGTCGACGAGGAGGAAATTGTCGAACAGGATGCCTTCGTCTTCGATGCTCTTGCTGTCGGGGGGCATCGAGCCGGGGGCGATGCCCCCGAGGTCGGCGTGGTGGCCGCGCGCGGCGACGAAGAAGGCGGGGGCGCTCGCGTCGCCAACGAACACCGGCATGATGACGGTGATGTCGGGGAGGTGGGTGCCGCCGTCATAGGGAGCGTTGAGCGCATAGGCGTCGCCGCGCCGGATGCCGCGGTCGTCTTTGGCGCGCTGGCGCAGGATGGTACGCACGCTTTCGCCCATCGAGCCGAGGTGGACGGGCATGTGCGGCGCGTTGGCGACGAGGCGCCCTTCGCCGTCGAAGATCGCGCACGAGAAGTCGAGCCGCTCGCGGATGTTGATCGACGAGGCGCTGTGCTGGAGCGCGCCGCCCATTTCCTCGGCGATCGCCATGAACAGGCTGTTGAAGATTTCGAGGCGGATCGGGTCGGGTTGCGTGAGGTCGTCGATTGCGGCGGCGTGCGTTTCGGCCGCGCGAGTGCGGGCGAGGAGCAATGTGCCCTCGCTCTGGACCTCGGCGCGCCAGCCGGGTTCGACGATGGTGGTCGACAGCGCGTCGATGATGATTGCCGGGCCGGCGACGGTGCGGCCGGGGGCGAGGGCGCTGCGCTGGTGGAGGGGGACGGTGTGCGAGGCGCCGGCTAGCCAGGCGGTGACGGTTTCGGGTAGGGTTTCGGACGTCGCAGACGGCGTGGGCAGCGCGGCGGCCGCATCGCCCGCCTCGGTCAGCTCGACGCGGATGCGGTCGACGACGAGGTTGGCGTGCGGGGCGTAGCCGAAGCGTTGGCGGAAGGCGGCGGCGAAGGCCGATGCGACCTCGGCGGGCGGGGCGAGGGGGAGTTCGATCGCATTGTCGCTGTCGGCGAGGCGGACGAATAGCAGGGTTTCGCGGCTGGTTTCGGCGTCGGGCGACAGGTCGGCGCGCGCGTGGGCGGCGAGTTCGGCTTCGACGTCGGCGAGCGTGGCGGTGCAATCGCCGTCGAGCGTGAGGCCGAGCGTGCGCTCGCGGATCGCCGAGGGACGCGCGAGGCCCATGCCATAGGCCGAGAGCACCCCCGCGAGCGGGTGGAGCAGGATTTCGTCGACCCCGAGCGCGTCGGCGACGAGGCACACATGCTGGCCCGCGGCGCCGCCGAAACCGACGAGGCTGTAGCCCTGCGACACGTCATGGCCGCGCGCGATGGTGATGCGCTTGATCGCGTTCGCCATCTGCTGGACCGCGATGCTCAGGAGGCCTTCGGCGAGCGCTTCGGGGGTGATATTGCCGACTTCGGCGGCCATGGCGGCGAATTTCCGCACGACCACATCGCGGTCGAGCGGCTGGTCGCCGTTCGGGCCGAAGAGTTGGGGGAAATGCGCGGGCTGGATCTTGCCGAGCAGGACGTTGCAGTCGGTGACGGTGAGCGGACCGCCGCGGCCATAGGCGGCGGGGCCGGGGTTCGCGCCCGCGCTTTCGGGGCCGACGAGCAGGCGCGCGCCGTCCCAGCGGCAGATCGAGCCTCCCCCTGCGGCAACCGTGTGGATGCGCAGCATCGGCGCACGGATGCGCGTGCCCGCGACGATGGTTTCATTGTCGCGTTCGAGGCGGCCGGCATAATGGCTGACGTCGGTCGAGGTGCCGCCCATGTCGAAGCCGATCAGCCGCGTCTTGCCCAAGGGCGCGGCGCTGCCGACCATGCCGACGATGCCGCCCGCGGGCCCCGAGAGGATCGCGTCGCGGCCGTGGAAGGCGGCCGCCGATGCGAGGCCGCCCGAGCTCTTCATGAATTGCGGCTGGGCGTCCCCCTCCGGCCCGCCGCCGAGCTGCGCGACGAACTGTCGGACATAATGGTGGAGGACAGGCGAGAGATAGGCGTCGGCGAGCGTCGTGTCGCCGCGGCCGATCAGCTTGATCAGCGCGCTGACGTCGTGGCTGGTCGAGATCTGGGTGAAGCCGATTTCGGCGGCGATGGCGGCGAGGCGCGCCTCGTGCGCGGGGTGGGCGTAGCCGTGCATCAGCACGATCGCGATGCTGGTGAGGCCATTGTCGCGCGCGGCTTGCAGCGCGGCGCGGGCGGCGGCTTCGTCGAGCGGCGTCAGCACATCGCCCTCGGGGCTCATGCGTTCGGCGATTTCGGCGACGGCGGCATGCGGCGGCGCGATGCGGTCGAGCCGCCGCGCGAAGAGGTCGGGGCGGTCCTGATAGCCGATGGTGAGCGCGTCGCCGAAGCCGCGCGTTATGGCGAGCAGGGTCGGTTCGCCCTTGCGTTCGAGGAGGGCATTGGTCGCGACGGTGCTCCCCATGCGGATCGCGAGGGGGGGAAGTGTGCCCTGGCCTGCGCCGGTCAGCTCGCGGATCGCACCCACCGCGGCGTCGCCGGGGCGCGCGGGGTCTTCGCTCAGATATTTGGTGGTGACGACGCCGCCGTCGGGGCTGCGCGCGACCACATCGGTGAAGGTGCCGCCGCGGTCGATCCAGATGTGCCAGCACTCGTCAGTTTGTCGGGACATTGTCCGGCCAGCGAATGACGATGGCGAGGCTGTTGTCAACCGCGGTGCGGCTCCAGCTGCCCTTCAGCTGCCGCTCGATCAGCGTGCGGATGAACTGGGTGCCGAAGCTCTCGCTTTCGATATGCGGCGTTTCGGCGAGGTCGCTTTCGACCCAGTTCAGCTCGATGTCGCCGCCGTCGCGATGCCAGCCGACCGCGAGGCGGCCCTGCCCCGCGAGCGCGCCATATTTGATGCTGTTGGTGACGAATTCGTGGACCGCGAGCGAAATCGCCTGCGCCCCCTCGTCGTCGAGGCGCACGTCGGGGCCGGCGATGGCGGCAAGCTGTTCGGCGGATACGCCCGCGAGCTCGAGTTCGCGGTGAACGATCTGGCGAAGATCGACGCTGTCGAGCGCGCCGGTGACGAGCATCTGCTTGGCATCGGACAGCGCGCGCATGCGGCCGTCGAACCTGGCCTCGAAATCCTCGAGGCTCGTCGATTCGCGCAAGGTGATGCGCGCGAGCGCGCCGATGCGCGCGAAGGCGTTCTTCATCCGGTGCGCCATCTCGCCGATCATCAGCTCGCGGTCGGCGGCGCGCAGCGCCTGTTCGTCGGCGAGCGCCTGGAAGGCGCCGACGCGGCGTTGCTGGAGGCGGTGGAGCTGCATCGCGAGCAGCATGATCGCGAAGCCGAAGAGGAAGATGGCGAACGGCCGCCCGATCCGCTCGAGCAGCCGGCCGTAGGATATGCGCATCGTCCATTGGCGGTCGGCGATACGCAGCTTCTGTTCGTGCGTGTCCCAGCCCATCGTGCCGTGGCGGAAGATGAGCGGCGCCGAAGGGCCCTCGCCGGCGTAGATTTCGAGCCCCTCGATCGCGTCGAGCTGCGGCCCGAGCACCGCGGCCATCAGGTCGCGGATGCGGAAGGGGGCATAGACGAACGCCTCGATCGGCCGCGCGTTCGGCGCGGTGGCGAAGACCGCGGGCGGCTGCGGCGGCGGTTCGTCGGCGCGTTCCGCCGCGCGGGGCGCGGCGCGGCCGGCATAGATGGGGACATAGATCAGGAAACCGGGCTGCCGCGTCGAAACGCCCTGTTCCTGGACGAGCTCGACGATGCCGCTCGCCGCCGGCTGGCCGGTCTGCCACGCGCGGCGCATCGCCTCGCGCCGGACCCGCTCGCTGTACATGTCATAGCCGAGCGCGCTGTTGCGGCGCGGCGTATAGGGTTCGACGAGCACGATCGGAAAGCCGATCGGCTGGCTGGTCGCGGGCCAGACGCGAATGTCGCGCCCGTAATTCTGGCGCAGCAGCGCCTCCGCCGCCGCGGGGGTGCCCTGCCGCATCGCCACCGCGATGCCGATCCCCTCCATCCCCGGCGCGTGCACCTGCGGCCGCAGCGACGCGAGATAGGCGCGGATGCCGGGCCCGCTCGACTGGCTGTCCGATTGATAGAGGGCGCGCACGCCTTCGAGCACCGCGATATGATCGCGCAGCCGCATGTTGACCTGCATCGCGACGCGGTCGGCGCGGTCGGCCTCTTCGCCGCGATTATAGAGAAAGCTCGCCCCCGCCGCGAGCAGCGTGGCGATCAGTATGACAAGACCCACGAAGCGGGCGGAAAGCGCCAGCAGCCGATCTGCCCACAACGAAGGGCGCATGTATTCATCCTGCCTGATGGCTGCCGCGGCAGCGCCCCCCTCTGATCCCGGATGTTCCATGCCGCGCCGCCGATGGCAAGTTTATTTCGTGCCCATGCGGCAGCGATGCGCGGGTTGCGATCCGCAACCTTTCGCATATGGTCGGGTCGAATCTGGGAAAGGATGTACAATGATCATTTACGGGTCGGTGGTATCGCCGTTCGTGCGCAAATTGCTCGGTTATCTGGGCGAGAAGGGGATCGAGTTCGAACTGAAGGGGGTCGGCATCGGCGACCCCGATCCGGGGTTCCGCGCGGCGTCGCCGCTCGGCAAGATGCCCGCGATGGACGACGACGGCTTCCTGCTCGCCGATTCGAGCGCGATCATCCAATATATCGAGGCGAAGCACCCCGAACCTGCGCTGATCCCCGCCGACCCGCAGCAGCGCGGGCGGGTGATCTGGTGGGAGGAATTCGCCGACACGGTGTTCGCGGCGTGCAGCGGCAAGATATTCTTCAACCGCATCGTCGCGCCCAAATTCCTGGGGCGCGAGGGCGATCTGGCCGCGGCGACAGCCGCCGAGAGCGAGGAATTGCCGAAGCTGCTCGCCTATCTGGAAAGCGCGATTCCCGCGTCGGGTTTCCTCGTCGGCGACCGGCTGACGCTCGCCGACCTGGCGGTCGCGTCGCCGCTGATGAATTTCCGCCACTGCGGCGCGGGCATCGATGCGGCGGTGCACCCGAAGATCGCGGCATGGAGCGAGGCGATCCTGTCGCGGCCGAGCATGGCGCCGTGGATCGCCAAGGAAGAACGGATGATCGCGAAGGTGCTGGCGGGGTAAGCGGCCGCTCCCCATCCCGACCCGCCTAGGGCGCGATCGCCAGTCCGTCGCCATTCTTCCCCGCCGCGATCCGGCGCAGCACTTCGCCGCTCGCGACGTCGATCTCGGCGATCTTGTCGTGCCCCGTCTCGGCGGCATAGAGCCGCTTCGAATCGGGGCTGAACAGCAAGGTCACCTGTCCCTTCGCCGCTTCGCCCGACACTGTGATCGTCTTCAGCGGCGCGCGCGTTTCGGCGTCGAACAGGCTGATCGTGCCCGATGCGATGTTGCTCGTCGCGACAAGCTTGCCGTCGGGGCTCGCGAGCACGCGGATCGCGACCGGATCGACCGGCTGCTCGGCGACCTTCTCGCCGGTCGCGGTATTCCAGATCGACACGCGCGGCGCGTCCAAATCGCCGACCCACAGCTCGCGCCCGCCCTTTGTCAGCGCCAGCCCCTCGGGCTTGCCGCCGACCGCCAGGTCGCGCAGCTTCCGGCCTTCGGCGAGGTCGAGCACGCTCACCGTCCCCGCCGCGATATTGGCGGTGTAGGCGGTGCGATTGTCCGGGGCGACGACGACCATGTGCGTGCCCTCCTGCCCGGTGGGGATCGAGGTGAGCTTGCCGTCGGGCGCCACCACCGCGACCGAAGTGCTGCCCTCTGCCGTCGCGACGAGCCGCCCGTCGGCGAGCCACAGCAGCCCGTGCGGCCGGCGGTTGGGGCTGAGGTCGATCGTCCGGAGCTTCGTTCGCGTCGCGACGTCGAACACATCGATCGTCGTCCCGCCATAGGCGACCACCGCCGCCTGTTTGCCGTCGGGCGAGACCGCGATCTCGTGCGGCATCGGGCCCGTCGGCAACCGCGCGAGTTCCGCGCCGCTGTCCAGCGCGATGACGCTGAGCGTGTTTTCGCCCTTGTTGCCGACGAGCAGCGTTTCGGCGGCCGCGGGAGCCGCGACGAGGACGCCGGAAAGGGCGGAGAGGGCGGCGATGACGGCACGGCGCATGGGCAATCT
This genomic interval from Sphingopyxis chilensis contains the following:
- a CDS encoding YVTN family beta-propeller repeat protein, with amino-acid sequence MRRAVIAALSALSGVLVAAPAAAETLLVGNKGENTLSVIALDSGAELARLPTGPMPHEIAVSPDGKQAAVVAYGGTTIDVFDVATRTKLRTIDLSPNRRPHGLLWLADGRLVATAEGSTSVAVVAPDGKLTSIPTGQEGTHMVVVAPDNRTAYTANIAAGTVSVLDLAEGRKLRDLAVGGKPEGLALTKGGRELWVGDLDAPRVSIWNTATGEKVAEQPVDPVAIRVLASPDGKLVATSNIASGTISLFDAETRAPLKTITVSGEAAKGQVTLLFSPDSKRLYAAETGHDKIAEIDVASGEVLRRIAAGKNGDGLAIAP